The genomic stretch CTCGACCGAAACAACGAGGTGTACAGAAGCTTCCTCCACGCGTTCGAACGGATCCCGGAGTCGTCCCGTGGCATCCTCGTCAACACGTTCGAGTGGCTGGAGACCAGGGCGCTGCGCGCGCTCCGGGACGGCTCGTGCGTCCCCGGCCGCGCCACGCCGCCTGTGTACTGCGTCGGGCCGATGGTTTCGTCCTGCTCCGGAGCCGGAGAAGGGGAGAAAAAGCAGCACGAGTGCCTGGCGTGGCTGGACGTCCAACCAGAGAAGAGCGTCGTGTTTCTCTGCTTCGGGAGCATGGGCACCTTCCCCAAGCGTCAGCTGCAGGAGATCGCCGTCGGGCTGGAGAAATCCGGGCAGAGGTTCCTGTGGGTGGTGCAGACCCCGCGCGGCGACACCGGTGGCCCTGACATGCTCGCTGGCGCGCCCGCCGAGCCGGACCTCGCCGCGCTGCTGCCGGAGGGGTTCCTGGAAAGGACCGGCGGCAGAGGGCTCGTGGCCAAGTCGTGGGCGCCGCAAGCCGACGTGCTGCGCCACCGCGCGACGGGCGCCTTTGTGacgcactgcgggtggaactcgaTGCTGGAGGCGATCGTGTCCGGGCTGCCGATGGTGTGCTGGCCGCTGTACGCGGAGCAGAGGCAGAACAAGGTGTTCGTCGTGGAGGAGATGGGCGCCGGCGTGGAGATGGCTGGGTACGACGGGGACGTGGTGgccgcggcggaggtggaggctaaGGTGAGGTGGGTGATGGAGACCGAGGGCGGGCGGGCGCTCCGGGAGCAGGCCATGGCGGCAAAGGAGAAGGCGTGGCAGGCGCTGAGCGATGGCGGAGCGTCGCAGGCCGCTTTCGCGGAGTTTCTGAAGGATTTTTAGTGTTTTTTTAAGATCTGCGTTATAATTTTCTGAAAATCGTGTTACATGGAAACCATACTTTGAGATTTCTGTGCATGGACTCGACGACCCGTCGTAGCGCTGGGCCAGTCGGCTCGACACCATACGCACACCACGCCACCACGTGCCACAGTAGTACATGCCAATCTTACATTAAATTTTCCTGCAATAGTtatttgatttgtaggattggtATTTATAGAAAAAAAATCTAAGCAACTTTTGCATTAGATTTTCTAGAAAATCTAACATTCATACATGCAGAAACTCATACATGTCTCTTTTTAAGAAATTTTTTATTGTTTTCTGTGGTAGAATCAAACAAACTCTCGTTCATATAATATACTCATAATTATATAGTGGGCATTTCACCGTAATCCTATGCTTTTCTTATTCTGCGAGTCAAATAGGTCCTCACTGCCTTAGTCTTACACGCGGCGATGGGcatagaattttttttaaaacctAGATAAACATGCTTATAGTGCCATTTTTCCAAACAAAATCGGTGTGGAAACTAGGTTACGCAAGCTGAGGCGCCGGCGGCAAGCCCAGACGACCTACTTTGGATCCGCCCATGATTACATGCTACTCCctctggtctcttttaattgactcggatttagcataactttgtactaaatccgagtcaattaaataggaccggagggagtactatacaaATTTGCATAGTAATGTGCTATtgtatttctattttatttttgtggaAAAGAATACTTTGTCTGGTTCTAAATACTTCCCTCTGATTCAAATTACTTAACTTTATCCTAACGCATGTatccacatctagatacatccatatcttaaATTCTAAAtacagttgagtcaattaatttgaataGAGGAAATACTATTTTGCCTTACGCGGCGGCTGGTTGTAGCTTCCCATCATCCCATGGGTGTTCGTTGTAGCAACCCAGTCCTAGGCTCGTAGAAATTGATTCTTACTATCAACGCGTCGAGATGCAAttttgcattttctcggaacatcGTTCATCTTCTATGCAGTTTTGGGAGGTAGACTGAGCCACTTGGCCGGTGGCTGCAACATGCATGCAATTCAAATGGGGAAGTTCCctcgaaaaaaaaatccaaatggGGAAGTGATTGAGATGTGTGCATGTATGCAACACTTTtagtccttttttttttgaaacggaggcaaaagttttgccccatccattaattaagaagagggtgtccagtttttaggagaaaaccgagcaAAAACCAACAACAATATTGCCAAGCTTACACAAAACTCACACCCACACGCACAACCACCTAACAAAGATCCAAATAACATGGCTACATCCACACTAGTCAACATAGAGGACTACAAGATGACACGAACGAACTCCAAACACGAGCACCGACAAAGGCATGCCATGATATTGGGGGCACCCATCAATCAACTGCAGATGCATGGTAGGTAGCAGCCAAGGTAgcgagaaaatcgcaaacctctCGAGCGATGACACCTCCAGGCCCCGTCGCCAGCAAATCTGACTAGGCAGCCTCATCACCAAAAGGAACCACATGCTTCACTTCCTCGACGAAAGGAGGCATAACCTCATCACTGCCCAACTTCAGGAGCTCGGGCACCACAGATGAATCCACGCACAACTCATGTATCTCTGGTGTGACCGTGTGACCTCAACCACCAATGACTTTTGCTCCACGGAGCTAAGCGGAAACAAAGCCTGCATGATGGCGAGGTCCTGCCCACCAGAAGAGCACGCCTCCATCGGCTACAAAGAAACACCAACACGTGCCAACAACAGCTTGGGGCGAGACGCCTCCTCAACTCGGTTAGCAACCAACTGGGCGAGCTCCAAACGCAACAATGCAAACTGGCACTGAAGGTGAGAGTCGAAACTTTTAGTCCTTCTGAGTTTGTCACTAAAATTGGTTTCTGATTCCACACAT from Lolium rigidum isolate FL_2022 chromosome 4, APGP_CSIRO_Lrig_0.1, whole genome shotgun sequence encodes the following:
- the LOC124649980 gene encoding anthocyanidin 5,3-O-glucosyltransferase-like — its product is MGDTVVLNPGLGVGHLVPMVELAKLFLRRGFAVTVVVNGPPAGKETDTSAAVARAAAANPSVHFHVLPTPPDVDADGTAPDAAEAPNPFVLLRRMNAPFRDYLRSVRPSVRALVLDMFCFCVDAVDVAAELGLPAYVFYTSSASSLAVNLHLPHMQAQIGATSFGEIGDEPLCFPGNRPFKPSELPKLALDRNNEVYRSFLHAFERIPESSRGILVNTFEWLETRALRALRDGSCVPGRATPPVYCVGPMVSSCSGAGEGEKKQHECLAWLDVQPEKSVVFLCFGSMGTFPKRQLQEIAVGLEKSGQRFLWVVQTPRGDTGGPDMLAGAPAEPDLAALLPEGFLERTGGRGLVAKSWAPQADVLRHRATGAFVTHCGWNSMLEAIVSGLPMVCWPLYAEQRQNKVFVVEEMGAGVEMAGYDGDVVAAAEVEAKVRWVMETEGGRALREQAMAAKEKAWQALSDGGASQAAFAEFLKDF